A genomic segment from Kyrpidia tusciae DSM 2912 encodes:
- a CDS encoding zinc ribbon domain-containing protein codes for MPVVKNIISTKQRIGRFITGSPEMIRRTEEIYRAVLGFYLDVIHDNLDKLPGWDRNSGTRALERLTVRTEPRMNRKTGKPFGGNPNPPYPIDAVWPKFPAYLRRVIIAKAIGMAKSWHSNYQRWLRKKERIQNRNESRVAEGKKPIPFDEHPPKYPAAGNVGITFYKGDFKNLSLKANTIQLKVWDGSDWRFITVEVEPTRHSRKLHLDDSWEMTVPTVYEREGIFHLVTAFEKKSNVMKFTDYYRSKRPKVLAVDLNLGRKNRAVCALVGKDGTVHKVRHIGLTACNTTDVHHLLGLIARNVSGLGIVPKGHRPCKKLWRKVHAANDNYAHHVSKRLVDLAMEWDARVIVFENLKHFRPDRNKHGSARMRQRIGYWLHRRVMKYTTYKAKARGILVALISPKDTSARCSLCGSLETSRAGNILACRNCGTVHNSHVNAAINIGMAWFIREEKRLQQKSA; via the coding sequence ATGCCAGTGGTCAAAAACATAATCTCGACCAAACAGCGTATTGGGAGATTTATCACCGGTTCTCCGGAGATGATCCGACGGACGGAAGAAATCTATCGGGCCGTCTTGGGGTTTTACCTGGACGTGATCCATGACAATCTCGACAAACTGCCCGGGTGGGACAGGAATTCCGGCACAAGGGCGCTGGAAAGACTGACGGTTCGGACAGAACCGCGAATGAACAGGAAAACCGGGAAACCATTCGGTGGCAATCCCAACCCGCCTTACCCGATCGACGCCGTTTGGCCGAAGTTTCCGGCATATCTGCGCCGGGTGATTATCGCCAAGGCGATCGGCATGGCGAAGAGCTGGCATTCCAACTACCAGCGGTGGCTCAGAAAAAAAGAAAGGATACAGAACAGAAACGAAAGTCGTGTTGCCGAAGGCAAAAAACCAATCCCTTTCGACGAACACCCGCCGAAGTATCCGGCGGCGGGCAACGTGGGCATCACCTTTTACAAAGGCGACTTCAAGAATCTTTCGCTCAAGGCCAACACGATTCAGCTAAAAGTCTGGGACGGGAGCGACTGGCGGTTCATCACCGTGGAAGTGGAACCCACCCGTCATTCAAGGAAGCTCCATCTGGATGATTCGTGGGAGATGACGGTGCCCACCGTTTATGAAAGAGAGGGTATCTTCCACCTGGTGACCGCTTTCGAGAAAAAGTCCAACGTAATGAAGTTCACCGACTACTACCGGTCCAAGAGGCCGAAGGTGCTGGCCGTGGACCTGAACCTGGGCCGCAAGAACCGGGCGGTGTGCGCCTTGGTGGGGAAGGACGGTACGGTTCACAAAGTCAGGCACATCGGCCTGACGGCGTGTAACACGACGGATGTCCACCACCTGCTGGGGCTCATTGCCCGGAACGTGAGCGGCCTGGGGATCGTCCCGAAGGGTCACCGGCCCTGCAAAAAGCTCTGGCGCAAGGTTCACGCGGCAAACGACAATTACGCCCACCATGTAAGCAAACGCCTGGTGGACCTTGCGATGGAGTGGGATGCTCGGGTCATTGTGTTCGAGAACTTGAAGCACTTCAGGCCGGACAGGAACAAGCACGGTTCGGCCAGGATGAGGCAGAGGATCGGTTACTGGCTGCACCGGAGGGTGATGAAATACACCACGTACAAAGCAAAGGCACGGGGAATTCTGGTTGCTCTTATCTCTCCGAAGGATACCAGCGCCCGGTGTTCGCTGTGCGGCTCGCTGGAGACTTCGAGGGCCGGCAACATCTTGGCGTGCAGGAACTGCGGCACCGTTCACAACAGCCACGTGAATGCCGCCATCAACATCGGCATGGCCTGGTTCATCCGGGAGGAAAAGCGGTTGCAACAAAAGAGCGCCTAA
- a CDS encoding IclR family transcriptional regulator, with amino-acid sequence MAEGQRGTVRAVERAMDILLCFSSTEMELGLSEISKRVGLHKSTVHRLLASLESRGFIRRDPRTDKYRLGWSILELVSNIHQSGDLSTLVLPEMTRLRDLLDETVSLYIRSGTERIRIQAVESHQPVRRVANIGQRLPLYVGASGKVLLAWSPPEVVDETLNDPRVPDRFDREEFLRQLQQVRENGYAVSIEEREAGAAAVAAPVFDRGGALVAALSVSGPADRFTPEAMNRFAPAVMTSARVIRQLLTAG; translated from the coding sequence GTGGCGGAGGGACAACGTGGCACAGTCCGAGCAGTGGAGCGGGCGATGGACATACTTCTGTGTTTCTCCAGTACCGAGATGGAACTGGGTTTGAGCGAAATTTCAAAGCGGGTCGGTCTGCACAAAAGCACGGTTCACCGGCTTTTGGCCTCGTTGGAAAGCCGGGGGTTCATCCGCCGGGACCCCCGCACAGACAAGTACCGCCTGGGTTGGAGCATTCTCGAACTGGTTAGCAATATCCACCAATCCGGGGATCTCTCCACGTTAGTTTTGCCGGAGATGACCCGGCTGCGTGACTTGTTGGATGAAACGGTGAGCCTCTACATTCGCTCTGGCACGGAACGGATTCGCATTCAGGCGGTGGAAAGCCATCAACCGGTCCGCCGGGTGGCCAATATCGGCCAGCGCCTTCCTTTGTACGTCGGCGCATCCGGGAAAGTCCTTCTGGCCTGGTCGCCCCCCGAAGTGGTGGATGAAACGCTCAACGATCCGAGAGTCCCGGACCGTTTCGATCGAGAAGAGTTCCTCCGCCAATTGCAGCAGGTTCGGGAGAATGGGTACGCCGTCAGTATCGAGGAGCGGGAGGCGGGAGCAGCGGCGGTGGCGGCGCCCGTTTTCGATCGGGGCGGTGCCCTCGTTGCCGCCTTGTCCGTCTCCGGGCCAGCGGATCGGTTCACTCCGGAAGCTATGAACCGTTTTGCGCCCGCCGTCATGACCTCCGCCCGGGTGATTCGCCAACTCCTCACCGCCGGCTAA
- the acnA gene encoding aconitate hydratase AcnA, with product MASQDVFQTRRTLEAGGKRYVYYSLPALDKQGVGPISRLPYSIRVLLEAALRQVDGKGVTEEHVKKLANWQESHRHPVEIPFKPARIVLQDFTGVPAVVDLAAMRRTVKEMGGDPGKINPLVPVDLVIDHSVQVDLYGTPEALERNVELEFQRNEERYRFLRWAQGAFENFRVVPPSTGIVHQVNLEYLASVVGRREEGGETVLFPDSLVGTDSHTTMINGLGVLGWGVGGIEAEAGMLGQPLYFLIPEVIGFRLTGRLPEGSTATDLALTVTNLLRKKGVVGKFVEFFGPGLSSITVADRATVANMAPEYGATMGYFPVDERTLDYLRLTGRKAEDVALAEAYLKAQGLLHTEEAPEPVFSDIVELDLSTVKPTLAGPKRPQDKVPLPDLKASFEKAVESPVDQGGFGFGKEGLARTSDVKYPDGGRETLRTGAVVIAAITSCTNTSNPSVMIGAGLLAKKAVEKGLTKPRYVKSSLAPGSRVVTAYLKRAGLLPALEQLGFAVVGYGCTTCIGNSGPLDPEVAEAIQEKDMTVAAVLSGNRNFEGRIHPLVRANYLASPPLVVAYALAGTVDIDLSKEPLGTDRDGNPVYLKDIWPSSEEVQAAIQQAVTAELFSEEYAHVLTANQRWNALPTPEGELYHFDADSTYIQEPPFFVNLSREAGHIADIRGARVLALLGDSVTTDHISPAGSIAPNSPAAKYLMEHGVERRDFNSYGSRRGNHEVMMRGTFANIRIRNLLAPGTEGGVTVYLPTGETMPIYDAAMKYQADGTPLVVLAGKEYGTGSSRDWAAKGTMLLGVKAVLAESFERIHRSNLVGMGVLPLQFTKGESWKSLGLTGKERFDIQGLSDDIQPLSTVRVTAVDEDGGRLEFDALVRLDSVVEIEYYRNGGILQTVLRQLLNG from the coding sequence ATGGCAAGTCAGGACGTATTTCAAACCCGGCGGACGCTTGAGGCGGGAGGGAAGCGTTACGTCTATTACAGCCTGCCCGCCCTGGACAAACAGGGCGTGGGCCCGATTTCTCGACTCCCCTATTCCATTCGGGTGTTGTTGGAGGCGGCACTTCGGCAGGTGGACGGCAAAGGGGTCACCGAGGAACATGTCAAGAAGTTGGCCAATTGGCAGGAGAGTCACCGTCATCCGGTGGAGATCCCCTTTAAGCCGGCCCGCATCGTTCTCCAGGATTTCACCGGCGTGCCTGCGGTGGTGGACCTGGCGGCGATGCGGCGAACGGTCAAAGAGATGGGCGGCGATCCGGGCAAAATCAACCCCTTGGTCCCGGTGGACCTGGTGATCGATCATTCGGTTCAAGTCGACCTGTACGGCACCCCCGAGGCTCTGGAGCGCAATGTGGAGCTGGAGTTTCAGCGCAATGAAGAGCGCTATCGGTTTTTGCGCTGGGCCCAGGGTGCTTTTGAGAACTTCCGGGTGGTCCCACCGTCGACGGGCATCGTCCACCAAGTGAACCTGGAGTACTTGGCTTCTGTGGTGGGACGGCGGGAAGAAGGGGGGGAGACGGTTCTCTTTCCCGATTCCTTGGTCGGCACCGACTCCCACACCACCATGATCAATGGCCTGGGCGTTCTCGGTTGGGGCGTTGGCGGCATCGAGGCGGAAGCCGGGATGCTGGGCCAGCCGCTGTATTTTCTCATCCCCGAAGTGATCGGGTTCCGGCTGACCGGCCGCCTGCCAGAGGGGTCGACGGCCACAGATCTGGCGCTCACGGTGACGAACCTTCTGCGCAAAAAGGGCGTGGTGGGGAAATTCGTCGAGTTTTTCGGCCCCGGATTATCCTCTATCACCGTGGCGGACCGGGCGACGGTCGCCAACATGGCGCCGGAATACGGCGCGACGATGGGGTATTTTCCCGTCGATGAAAGAACGTTGGATTACCTGCGGTTGACCGGGAGAAAGGCGGAAGATGTCGCTTTGGCGGAGGCGTATCTGAAAGCCCAGGGGCTGCTTCATACCGAAGAGGCTCCCGAGCCGGTATTCAGCGACATCGTGGAACTGGATCTCTCCACTGTGAAACCGACGTTGGCGGGTCCGAAGCGGCCCCAGGACAAGGTGCCGTTGCCGGATTTAAAGGCGTCCTTTGAAAAAGCGGTGGAATCGCCGGTGGATCAGGGCGGCTTTGGATTCGGCAAAGAGGGCCTGGCTCGTACTTCGGATGTAAAATACCCGGACGGCGGCCGGGAGACTCTGCGCACCGGCGCGGTGGTCATCGCCGCCATCACCAGCTGTACCAACACCTCCAATCCCTCGGTGATGATCGGTGCGGGCTTGCTTGCGAAAAAGGCCGTGGAAAAAGGGCTGACAAAGCCGCGCTATGTGAAAAGTTCCCTGGCTCCCGGCTCCCGGGTGGTCACGGCCTATTTGAAGCGGGCGGGGCTGTTGCCGGCCTTGGAGCAGCTCGGTTTTGCGGTGGTGGGATACGGGTGCACCACCTGTATCGGGAACAGCGGCCCCCTGGATCCCGAGGTGGCCGAGGCCATCCAGGAGAAGGATATGACCGTGGCGGCGGTACTCAGCGGCAACCGAAACTTTGAGGGCCGGATTCATCCCCTCGTCCGGGCGAACTATCTGGCGTCTCCGCCTTTGGTGGTGGCCTACGCCCTGGCCGGAACGGTGGATATCGACCTGTCAAAAGAACCCCTGGGGACGGATCGCGACGGCAACCCCGTATATCTCAAAGACATTTGGCCGTCTTCCGAAGAGGTCCAAGCCGCGATTCAACAGGCGGTGACGGCGGAATTGTTCTCCGAGGAGTACGCCCATGTGCTCACGGCGAACCAGAGGTGGAACGCCCTGCCCACTCCCGAAGGGGAACTGTATCACTTTGACGCCGATTCGACCTACATCCAAGAACCGCCCTTCTTTGTCAATCTGAGCCGGGAAGCTGGTCATATCGCGGATATTCGCGGTGCACGGGTTCTGGCTCTGTTGGGGGATTCGGTGACCACCGACCACATTTCCCCGGCGGGGAGTATCGCGCCGAATTCCCCCGCGGCCAAATACCTCATGGAGCACGGCGTGGAGCGCCGGGATTTCAATTCCTACGGCTCCCGGCGGGGCAACCACGAGGTCATGATGCGGGGAACCTTCGCGAATATCCGGATTCGAAACCTGTTGGCCCCGGGCACCGAGGGCGGGGTGACGGTGTATTTGCCCACCGGCGAGACCATGCCGATTTATGATGCGGCGATGAAATACCAGGCGGACGGCACGCCCCTCGTGGTCTTGGCGGGCAAAGAGTACGGCACCGGAAGTTCCCGGGACTGGGCGGCGAAGGGCACGATGCTCCTCGGTGTCAAAGCGGTCCTGGCTGAGAGCTTTGAGCGGATCCACCGTTCGAATCTGGTGGGGATGGGGGTATTGCCCCTCCAGTTCACCAAAGGAGAGAGTTGGAAGAGCTTGGGGTTGACCGGGAAAGAGCGGTTTGACATTCAAGGCCTCTCTGATGACATCCAGCCCCTGTCCACCGTCCGGGTGACCGCGGTGGATGAAGATGGCGGGCGCCTAGAGTTCGACGCCTTGGTGCGCCTGGACTCGGTGGTGGAGATTGAATACTACCGGAATGGCGGGATTCTGCAAACGGTGTTGCGGCAACTGCTGAACGGTTGA
- the pstS gene encoding phosphate ABC transporter substrate-binding protein PstS — protein MQIVKRVWKPFGVLALTATLLAGCGSSATPGNTNQTGGGQSNQAKVQLTGAGSSFDFPYFSKAFAEYKNTHPNVEVNYQSVGSGAGIEQFTKQLVDFGATDVPLNKDEYAKAKAAGGDVVQIPVALGGVALAYNLPEVTQQLKMTPDVVAKIFLGKIKNWNDPAIQSLNPDVKLPDTPITTVHRSDGSGTNYIVTDYLSAVSPEWKSSIGKGKSVQWPGGLGAKGNEGVAGQIKQTTGAFGYVELAYALETKMSYVALQNKAGKYVAPTLESVTAAASQFPNVSADNFSIVNAPGDGSYPIAGYSWVLLWKDQKDANKAKTLLDVMKYVVTDGQKLATTIQYAPLPQNVQEMAVGLLKQITASGQPVLQ, from the coding sequence ATGCAAATTGTGAAACGGGTTTGGAAGCCCTTTGGGGTTCTTGCTCTCACGGCCACTTTGTTGGCCGGGTGCGGAAGCAGTGCCACCCCGGGCAACACTAATCAAACCGGTGGCGGCCAGTCGAATCAGGCCAAGGTCCAATTGACTGGTGCTGGATCGTCCTTTGACTTCCCGTATTTTTCCAAGGCCTTTGCGGAATACAAGAATACTCATCCCAATGTCGAAGTGAATTATCAGTCTGTGGGCAGCGGAGCCGGAATCGAGCAGTTCACGAAACAGTTGGTTGATTTTGGCGCCACTGACGTGCCGCTCAACAAAGATGAATACGCCAAAGCCAAAGCGGCGGGTGGCGATGTGGTGCAGATCCCGGTGGCTTTGGGCGGTGTGGCCCTGGCGTACAATTTGCCGGAGGTCACCCAGCAACTCAAGATGACCCCGGATGTTGTGGCGAAGATTTTCCTCGGCAAGATCAAAAACTGGAATGATCCCGCGATCCAATCGTTGAATCCAGACGTCAAGTTGCCCGACACCCCGATCACCACGGTTCATCGGTCGGACGGCAGCGGCACGAACTACATCGTGACCGACTATCTGAGCGCCGTGAGCCCGGAGTGGAAGTCCTCGATTGGCAAAGGTAAATCGGTTCAGTGGCCTGGCGGCCTGGGCGCGAAGGGGAACGAAGGCGTGGCCGGCCAGATCAAGCAGACCACCGGTGCTTTCGGATACGTGGAGTTGGCTTATGCGCTGGAGACCAAGATGAGTTATGTGGCCCTGCAGAACAAGGCGGGCAAATACGTGGCTCCAACCTTGGAATCGGTCACCGCGGCGGCCTCCCAGTTCCCGAACGTCAGCGCGGATAACTTCTCCATCGTGAACGCGCCGGGAGACGGCAGTTACCCCATCGCCGGGTACTCCTGGGTGCTGCTCTGGAAAGACCAGAAAGACGCCAACAAAGCCAAGACTTTGTTGGACGTGATGAAGTACGTGGTGACCGACGGCCAGAAGTTGGCGACCACCATTCAGTACGCTCCCCTGCCGCAAAATGTGCAGGAGATGGCGGTGGGGCTGTTGAAGCAAATTACGGCAAGCGGCCAGCCGGTGTTGCAATAA
- a CDS encoding mechanosensitive ion channel family protein — protein sequence MPLDSQEKSRFPWKQTLVAFFLLILLAVLLELGSDFVTSRLAKEYRTVFATGMAVLWVVIGFLLVNRMRHILMSIVYHTPRHASMWNLGVNVLTGFAYLFVAVFSLRMANTSVSSLLVSGAVTGVIVGIAAQSTLANILAGLVIMTLRPYTLGQRITCRSWMFSGTEYTGVVEELNLFYTVLRDGEITRVLPNSTTVVAAVTIHSEDTAYSTFTLGLPYHCPLSAAREKLRTLAGPETDLWVDSFGEKAVQCRARIPAGDPDALRRLMVWAETFSRDAGAAEREDLQLGVQSSGTGEREKSLSKDLSPDGDGIQAPDPARPRSLNSPGNRGLDES from the coding sequence ATGCCCCTCGATTCTCAGGAAAAATCTAGATTCCCTTGGAAACAGACCCTGGTCGCCTTTTTTCTCCTGATCCTTTTGGCCGTCCTGCTGGAACTGGGGTCAGACTTCGTCACCAGCCGACTCGCCAAGGAATACCGCACCGTTTTTGCCACGGGGATGGCAGTCTTGTGGGTTGTCATCGGTTTTCTCCTGGTCAACCGAATGCGGCACATCCTCATGAGCATCGTCTATCACACGCCCCGACACGCCAGCATGTGGAACCTCGGGGTCAACGTCCTGACGGGATTTGCGTACTTATTCGTGGCGGTGTTCAGCCTCCGCATGGCCAACACCTCGGTCAGCAGTCTCCTGGTCAGCGGCGCGGTGACCGGCGTCATCGTCGGAATCGCCGCCCAGTCCACCTTGGCCAATATTTTGGCGGGCCTCGTGATCATGACCTTGAGACCTTATACGCTCGGCCAGCGCATCACCTGCCGTTCCTGGATGTTCTCCGGCACAGAGTACACCGGTGTCGTCGAGGAGTTGAACCTGTTTTATACCGTTCTCCGGGATGGGGAGATCACCCGGGTTCTTCCGAATTCTACCACCGTGGTGGCCGCCGTCACGATTCACTCCGAAGACACCGCCTACAGCACCTTCACCCTCGGGCTCCCGTATCATTGTCCCCTGTCCGCCGCCCGGGAAAAACTTCGGACCCTGGCCGGGCCAGAAACAGACCTTTGGGTAGACTCCTTCGGTGAGAAAGCGGTCCAGTGCCGCGCCCGCATCCCCGCCGGCGACCCCGACGCGTTGCGGCGTCTTATGGTATGGGCCGAAACTTTTTCGCGAGATGCAGGGGCTGCGGAACGTGAAGACCTGCAGCTTGGCGTCCAATCCAGCGGTACCGGAGAGCGCGAAAAAAGTCTGTCAAAGGATCTATCCCCCGATGGTGACGGGATACAAGCTCCGGACCCGGCCCGGCCACGGAGTCTTAACTCCCCTGGAAACCGAGGGCTCGACGAATCATGA
- a CDS encoding isocitrate/isopropylmalate family dehydrogenase: MQISGGNTVAEKTVIVMEGDQTGQELLEEALRVLDASVIGFEIEFRRFDLSLQHRRDTRNHVVHEAAAAMRETGLGIKAATITPEAKGDVGSPNAILREEIDGTVIVRTGRRIPGRAPLTGVYAPISVVRMAVDDAYGAKEWREGNGLDEVAYRTEHISRRVCRQVAEFAFQQAKRMKAKVFGGPKYTVSPVYEGMLKEELDEAAKRHPEVRYEPQLIDATYALLLTTSGEPLVIPTLNRDGDCMSDLVLQMFGSIAGSESLLLSVDDHLRPKVVMAEAPHGTAPALYGKNVANPMAMILAGAALLSYFDTENATAASRAIYEAALEAVADGVRTADLGGSTSTTEFTDEVIRRVRTKLEVWETLGEAGAR, from the coding sequence ATGCAGATTTCAGGGGGTAATACAGTGGCTGAGAAAACGGTGATCGTCATGGAAGGAGACCAGACCGGGCAAGAGCTGTTAGAAGAGGCGCTTCGAGTGCTCGATGCCTCGGTCATCGGGTTTGAGATCGAATTTCGCCGCTTCGACCTGAGTCTTCAACACCGCCGGGATACGCGGAACCACGTGGTCCACGAGGCCGCAGCGGCGATGCGGGAAACCGGCCTGGGAATCAAGGCGGCCACCATCACCCCGGAAGCGAAAGGAGACGTGGGGAGTCCAAACGCGATTCTACGGGAAGAGATCGACGGAACGGTCATCGTGCGCACGGGTCGCCGGATCCCCGGGCGGGCCCCTCTAACCGGGGTCTACGCACCGATCTCCGTGGTGCGGATGGCGGTGGACGACGCCTACGGAGCGAAAGAATGGCGGGAGGGAAACGGTCTTGATGAGGTGGCGTACCGAACCGAACACATCTCCCGAAGGGTCTGCCGACAAGTGGCGGAATTCGCCTTCCAGCAGGCCAAACGGATGAAGGCAAAAGTTTTTGGTGGGCCCAAATACACCGTGAGCCCTGTGTACGAAGGAATGCTCAAGGAGGAACTGGATGAGGCGGCAAAGCGGCACCCGGAGGTCCGCTACGAGCCGCAATTGATCGACGCCACCTACGCCCTCCTGTTAACCACCAGCGGAGAACCCTTGGTGATCCCCACCCTCAACCGGGACGGGGATTGCATGAGCGACCTCGTTCTCCAGATGTTCGGTTCCATCGCGGGGTCGGAGTCCCTCCTGTTATCCGTGGATGATCATTTGCGGCCCAAAGTGGTGATGGCGGAGGCGCCCCATGGCACAGCGCCCGCTCTGTACGGAAAGAATGTCGCCAACCCCATGGCCATGATCTTGGCCGGGGCAGCCCTTTTAAGCTACTTCGACACGGAGAATGCCACGGCAGCCAGCCGGGCGATCTACGAAGCTGCCCTGGAGGCGGTGGCGGACGGAGTGCGAACGGCAGATTTGGGGGGCAGCACCAGCACAACGGAATTCACCGACGAGGTCATCCGCCGGGTGCGCACCAAACTGGAGGTCTGGGAAACTTTGGGCGAAGCCGGCGCCCGGTGA
- a CDS encoding NUDIX hydrolase, whose amino-acid sequence METDALENFLKERKPRILGSEGMVQAAVALPLREGDGGWQLVFEVRSHRLRRQPGEICFPGGRVEPGEDPAMTAIREMGEELGMPENRIKVLGPLDILVNPWRTIVYPYVCRIAPEPLHPNPDEVEEVFCVPVNYFLRHPPEVHHVHLDVHPEETFPFHRIPGGRDYPWARGQTPEYFYEYKGKVIWGLTARILKHFLDLMTAGKSR is encoded by the coding sequence ATGGAAACAGACGCGTTGGAGAACTTCCTAAAGGAGAGAAAACCGAGGATTCTGGGCAGCGAAGGGATGGTGCAGGCGGCCGTGGCCCTGCCTCTCCGGGAGGGAGACGGAGGATGGCAGCTGGTCTTTGAAGTGCGCTCCCACCGGCTTCGCCGCCAACCCGGCGAAATCTGTTTCCCCGGAGGGCGGGTGGAACCGGGAGAAGATCCGGCGATGACGGCCATTCGGGAGATGGGGGAAGAGCTGGGGATGCCGGAAAATCGCATCAAGGTGTTGGGGCCGCTCGACATTCTTGTAAACCCGTGGCGGACCATCGTCTACCCCTACGTGTGCCGGATTGCCCCCGAGCCCCTGCATCCAAACCCGGATGAAGTCGAAGAAGTATTTTGTGTACCCGTGAATTACTTTCTCCGTCATCCCCCGGAGGTGCACCACGTCCACCTGGACGTGCACCCCGAGGAAACTTTCCCCTTCCACCGTATTCCCGGCGGACGCGACTACCCCTGGGCCCGGGGACAGACACCGGAGTATTTTTACGAGTACAAAGGGAAAGTGATCTGGGGACTCACCGCCCGGATCCTGAAACATTTTCTCGATCTTATGACAGCAGGTAAAAGCCGGTAG
- a CDS encoding amidase domain-containing protein — protein MNHPGWADAIRTYYEQKNQLWFRGGTGLSRMVASFRVHGCQEALLWYRRLARRRRTVLQSVTRVDTRRVHRQLTNGPGDPKSQKPASLRISTEKLWVDVLEHVQLLYRTGEDVGEERRIYPWRLSLLPAGGTWTIVEERPLNDADRAVWGTSPQEQEGKSADRAPGWWRERWRKLFSFRRFDRLQVFKYAELWWDGYNPRFRAFRVDCTNFVSQCLWHGGLAMEPAERPEQGWWYAWKEGGEDRWSLSWAVSHSLYWYMVQKAREGKVRFVDLPQRLYVGDIILYDWNGDGTWQHAAVVVDFDPEGQPLVNAHTTASYHRLWDYGDSPAWTRETRYAFIHIEDG, from the coding sequence GTGAACCACCCGGGGTGGGCCGACGCAATTCGCACGTATTATGAACAGAAAAATCAACTCTGGTTCCGGGGCGGAACGGGGCTCAGCCGGATGGTGGCGTCCTTTCGCGTCCACGGTTGTCAGGAAGCCCTGCTGTGGTACCGACGATTGGCCCGTCGGCGCCGGACGGTCCTCCAATCCGTTACTCGGGTCGACACCCGCCGGGTTCACCGACAACTGACAAACGGGCCTGGTGATCCCAAAAGTCAAAAACCGGCGTCTCTGCGCATATCCACTGAAAAACTGTGGGTGGACGTCTTGGAACACGTGCAACTGCTGTACCGGACCGGGGAAGACGTTGGAGAAGAACGGCGAATCTATCCTTGGCGTCTCTCCCTCCTTCCGGCGGGTGGCACATGGACAATTGTGGAAGAGCGGCCGCTGAATGATGCGGATCGGGCGGTTTGGGGAACTTCCCCCCAGGAGCAAGAGGGGAAAAGTGCGGACCGGGCTCCGGGATGGTGGAGGGAGCGCTGGCGCAAGTTGTTTTCTTTCCGCCGCTTTGACCGCCTGCAGGTGTTCAAATATGCCGAACTCTGGTGGGACGGGTACAATCCACGTTTTCGCGCCTTTCGGGTCGATTGCACCAACTTTGTTTCCCAATGCCTGTGGCATGGGGGTCTCGCCATGGAGCCCGCCGAGCGGCCGGAGCAAGGGTGGTGGTACGCCTGGAAGGAAGGCGGTGAGGACCGCTGGAGTCTGAGTTGGGCTGTCTCCCACAGTCTGTATTGGTATATGGTGCAGAAGGCCAGGGAAGGGAAAGTGCGGTTTGTGGACCTTCCCCAACGCTTATACGTGGGGGACATCATCCTCTACGACTGGAACGGGGATGGAACGTGGCAGCACGCCGCTGTCGTTGTTGATTTTGATCCCGAGGGACAGCCCTTGGTGAACGCCCACACCACCGCGAGTTACCATCGACTTTGGGACTATGGCGACAGCCCGGCTTGGACCCGTGAAACCCGATATGCCTTTATCCACATTGAGGACGGGTAA